In Oryza sativa Japonica Group chromosome 8, ASM3414082v1, the sequence ATTCCATATTGGATTCAGTGTCTCAGTTACAACCTGCAAACATAATCATGAGTATGGAAAAACAATATAACAAAACAGCCTCAAGAACAAAGCTACCATCACAAAAGAAAAGGTCCCAAGATAAAGAGAGAGAATAACCCTTGTCTTCTTTTTGGTTTCTCCCTTCTTCAGGTACAGGACTACAAATGGGTCAGCCTTGCCCATCACATCCATTGGTGGCAAGTCCTCTGCTGAGATAACAGTTACTGATAGGACTCCTCTCATAATAACATTTTTCCTCTGGTTAACATCAAATCCGTTAGACTCAGTCTTGAGGACCTTCTCCAAAGAAGTTAACTGAATCTGATCTGCAAAAGGATTGGAAACCCCTTCCTGTTTACCAAAAGGGTAATACAGGAGCTCCAGGTGTACCTGTGTAATAAATCATTCAAAAGCTTCACCCCAAGGAATTTCCCAATTCTATCCAATTATTGCGAAAAGATAGACAAAGAAACATGATTATTTTAACATTGTTAGATTTGCTGACCCATTCGACAGGATCACAATATCACATTGTATAGTGATATCTCCAACTAAATATTGTAACATGTATCAGTAAAGCGCAGCAACTGACCTGCCCGCGACGTTTCTTATCCCGCTGGATTTCCAGGTCCTTGACAAGGTCCAACCAAACTTCTTTGACTTTTCCAGGCTGAAGATCAGACAAGTCCACTCTAGCACAGCCAATAAGCTCAGATGCCTGGAGTCCTTCATCATCATAAATTTTCACAGTCAAGCGCTGGGTAGATGTGTCCTCGACCACAAATTCGTAGTGCTCATTCCAGATGGGGTTCAAATCATTATTCTGCAGAAGAACAAATACAATGATGTTCccttcaaaataaatataaggatGTTTGATAGCAGAATTAATCAGATGAATGCATCACTTACTAttgttttgcttttcttcaTTTTATCTTGCAATGGCCGAATGTATAACACAGCAAAAGGGTCAGACTTCCCCACAAGATCCTTGTTCGTCAAGTCCCTAGCTTCCACAAGTTTTACTTCTAATAGTCCAACTGGTTTCAGCTCCAAGTCACTGAAAAGAGCAGGCATACTGTCAATATGTCTATTCCTTGGATAAACATTAGATTAACTCTGATACTGTCAAAGCTATGAATCACCTATAATCTCCAGGCACAATAGGTACAACTATGCGATTAGGCCATGTCAACTGATCCTCAATGGTATCACGTATCGTTCCCTGCATTGTTTAACAATGTAATTTGTGCACTATGTATTGAAGTATTAGTTGATATTGCAGGGGTTACTGATTACTGAACCTCAATTGCATCAGAAATTCCAGGAATTGCTGTCATCTCACCACCAATAACCTTGAGGGTAAAATCGACCTTGCTCTACAGTCGAATTAACAGAAATCATGCAACCTACTATGAACAATTCCAAGATCACAAGATTAAAAGAAACCATTGTACCTTCTCTCTCAAAGAACAGCAAACAGCTCCAAAGCAAGGCAGTTCTGCAACCAGAGGCTTAAAAACTAAGCGAAGTACTCCTGTGAATCCAATATTTTTCACCTAAATATAGGACAGACATTTTAAAATTAGTCTCTTGGAATTTTATACATGGTCACACACTGATCTAAGGAAAACTAGTCATATGACAAGATTAGTATAGCATATACATCATGATCTAAGGAACACTAGTTGTATGACAAAATACGTATAACATGACACAATAGTAAATGAAGCCTCAATTACCCTCTTCAGGTAATTATGTTTACCTTATCCAGATCATAAATTGACACAAAAGTCTCTACATACAGCCAAATGAAATTACATGAAAATAGATTCTTTACAATTCATTTTCTAGGcataaccatatttttttttaacataaaatgGTCTCACTCCACATTCTCAAAATAACAAATGAGCAACTAAAACTGGAGTAGAAGCTGAAACAGTTATTATTCAGAAGCTCCTTTTGTAGGTTGAAATATTTCAAAAGAGGAAATTTGAAAACTGAAACATGCAAAACTAGTAAATCACTGAATCAGAGTAACAAATTTGTTCACCAATTGCAAACTAGTCAATAAAATCCCAACATAAATCACCAACAAATTTGTTTAATCAAATCCTTAGTTCCAATATACTCTACAATAGTAAAAGTTGTTCATTTATCATGCAAAATGTAGATCATAAAATCATGATGTTCTACGATAGTGTAGTACCCCGTATTAATCACTCACTCAGTACCTTAGTTACTATTAAAAACAATATCAGAAACAGCTGTCTTATTAATTGAGTTAAACATAAAGCAAACAGGAGATGAAGTTGAATGTGGTTTTCTATCTAAGATGTTCAAAAGAACAGAAcactaataaataaatataacaaaaaaattGTTTCCACACTATATTTTGTACAGCAGTTTTACATATAACCATTGTTTTAGGTCATGTTACAAAAATTACGAGTTACCTGCACAGGAAGTGAGATTCCAAGTGTTGTTTGAATGTCCAGTACTATATTTGGATTGCCATCCCATTGCAACTCAAGCTCCATAGTGATACCAGAACTATCACTATCCAAAATTGAAACTCCTGAAAAGCACATTTGTTAACATAACTCAAAAGAAACAGAAAGCATGTTTCATTGTATCGAAATTAACAACACTAGTAACGTAGTTTGACTGAAACAGAAAAttatcaatacaaaacaaaaataacacaCAATATCTTCCTTGAGATTTATATGAATATACTTGCAGTAAGTACTAAGGTACTTCGTACAAATGTAGTCAACCACGAAAAGTATAGGAAAAGGTTGAATTAACCCCCTGAAGTATTATGGTTGATCCACTTAATTCTTGAACCAATGGTAACGAGAATATTTAGTCTGGAATTAACATATTTCAAGCATAACTGAGGTTTTTACAAGTACAAGGGAGATAATTATTGGGAACCTTTTTCattcaaaaaatattatgaagtgtttttttttcgccgggccggCAAAGAAGCTGGCTGAAGTATATTAAGAAGGGGTGAAAATATTGTA encodes:
- the LOC4345217 gene encoding synaptotagmin-5, whose translation is MAFLLGAFLGLVLGVAVVMAFARLENTRAEQRRELAATVSSFSKLTVEDLRKLIPLELYPSWVSFTQKQKLKWLNQELVKIWPFVNEAASELIKTSVEPIFEQYKSFILSSLHFSKLTLGTVAPQFTGVSILDSDSSGITMELELQWDGNPNIVLDIQTTLGISLPVQVKNIGFTGVLRLVFKPLVAELPCFGAVCCSLREKSKVDFTLKVIGGEMTAIPGISDAIEGTIRDTIEDQLTWPNRIVVPIVPGDYSDLELKPVGLLEVKLVEARDLTNKDLVGKSDPFAVLYIRPLQDKMKKSKTINNDLNPIWNEHYEFVVEDTSTQRLTVKIYDDEGLQASELIGCARVDLSDLQPGKVKEVWLDLVKDLEIQRDKKRRGQVHLELLYYPFGKQEGVSNPFADQIQLTSLEKVLKTESNGFDVNQRKNVIMRGVLSVTVISAEDLPPMDVMGKADPFVVLYLKKGETKKKTRVVTETLNPIWNQTFDFVVEDALHDLLMVEVWDHDTFGKDYIGRCILTLTRVILEGEFQDEFVLQGAKSGKLNLHFKWTPQPIYRDRDRDQ